One window of the Bradyrhizobium sp. NP1 genome contains the following:
- a CDS encoding M23 family metallopeptidase — protein MNRGTARGGGYGRETGIIDLGHEPPLSVDGTEAAVIDRRRVSVQWFSGTILTGLCGAALIGGAVFASLDGETTFARVPERVESALRGAFGANDRTATLHKSDRLPPPGESTAARSLVRVSTVTRVGNRDVMRVRPFIRIAGNLSMTTSDLSAKIPPFNAQRMLTDVGSSTQAASDDPNNPDAIEPDAEVSFVTKDLGAVLPKAKIAASVALDEVLLRVRDAANWHGNGGGVRYAALANAAADATGAQSDVKLAYAVEGNAADPYAGFETRVVPENVTLLPKTKEQATGGNPVGERTHIVKKGDTVASILRDQGATPDEAKAIAASLGARGRDGGLKEGDKLRILMAPSAPGPGARLQPYRVIVANDQAIQAVAALSDLGKYVAVDVSSINTVTDTADNKSSDDDDDDDGSGVRLYQSIYETAMRNKVPMPVIDDMIRIYSYDVDFQRKVQPGDSFDVFYAGEDEGSSITEKNEVLFASLTVGGETKKYYRFQTPDDSVVDYYDETGKSAKKFLVRKPVNNAIMRSGFGGRRHPILGYVKMHTGVDWATAYGTPIFASGNGVVEKAGWEGGYGKYVRLKHNNGYETAYGHMSAFAKGLEVGKRVRQGQVIGFVGSTGMSTGAHVHYEILVNGRFVDPMRVKLPRGRSLEGPILTGFEKERDRLDAMMSGRNGAAARISDATGGPLQVTNR, from the coding sequence TTGAATCGAGGGACGGCACGCGGGGGCGGCTATGGGCGCGAGACCGGGATCATCGATCTCGGTCATGAGCCGCCGCTTTCCGTCGACGGCACCGAAGCCGCTGTCATCGACCGCCGTCGCGTGTCGGTACAGTGGTTCAGCGGCACGATTCTGACTGGTCTGTGCGGCGCGGCCCTCATCGGCGGCGCCGTTTTCGCGTCTCTCGACGGCGAGACGACCTTCGCCCGCGTGCCGGAACGGGTGGAAAGCGCGCTGCGTGGCGCCTTCGGCGCCAACGATCGCACCGCCACCCTGCACAAGAGCGACCGCCTGCCGCCACCCGGCGAATCCACCGCCGCGCGCAGCCTGGTGCGGGTTTCGACCGTGACCCGGGTCGGCAACCGCGACGTGATGCGGGTACGCCCCTTCATCCGCATCGCCGGCAACCTGTCGATGACGACCAGCGACCTGTCGGCCAAGATCCCGCCCTTCAACGCCCAGCGCATGCTGACCGACGTCGGCTCCTCGACGCAGGCCGCCTCCGACGACCCGAACAATCCCGACGCGATCGAGCCCGACGCCGAGGTATCCTTCGTCACCAAGGATCTCGGCGCCGTGCTGCCGAAGGCCAAGATCGCGGCGTCCGTCGCGCTCGACGAAGTCCTGCTGCGCGTGCGTGACGCGGCGAACTGGCATGGCAACGGCGGCGGCGTGCGCTACGCCGCGCTCGCCAATGCCGCGGCGGATGCCACCGGCGCCCAGTCCGACGTCAAGCTCGCCTACGCGGTGGAGGGCAACGCCGCCGACCCCTATGCCGGCTTCGAGACCCGCGTGGTGCCGGAAAACGTCACGCTGCTGCCGAAGACCAAGGAGCAGGCCACCGGCGGCAATCCGGTCGGCGAACGCACGCACATCGTCAAGAAGGGCGACACCGTTGCCTCGATCCTGCGCGACCAGGGCGCGACCCCCGACGAGGCCAAGGCGATCGCCGCGAGCCTCGGCGCGCGTGGCCGCGACGGCGGCCTGAAGGAAGGCGACAAGCTCCGCATCCTGATGGCGCCCTCGGCGCCCGGACCCGGCGCGCGGCTGCAGCCCTATCGGGTGATCGTCGCCAACGACCAGGCGATCCAGGCGGTCGCTGCATTGTCGGATCTCGGCAAATATGTCGCGGTCGACGTCTCCAGCATCAACACCGTCACCGACACCGCCGACAACAAGAGCAGCGATGACGACGACGATGATGATGGCAGCGGCGTGAGGCTCTACCAGAGCATCTACGAGACCGCGATGCGCAACAAGGTGCCGATGCCGGTCATCGACGACATGATCCGCATCTACTCCTACGACGTCGACTTCCAGCGCAAGGTGCAGCCCGGCGACAGCTTCGACGTGTTCTACGCGGGCGAGGACGAGGGCTCCAGCATCACCGAGAAGAACGAGGTGCTGTTCGCTTCGCTGACGGTCGGCGGCGAAACCAAGAAATACTACCGCTTCCAGACCCCCGACGATTCCGTCGTCGACTACTATGACGAGACCGGCAAGAGCGCGAAGAAGTTTTTGGTGCGCAAGCCCGTCAACAACGCGATCATGCGCTCCGGTTTTGGCGGCCGCCGCCATCCGATCCTCGGCTATGTGAAGATGCACACCGGCGTCGACTGGGCCACCGCCTACGGCACGCCGATCTTCGCCTCCGGCAACGGCGTCGTCGAGAAGGCCGGCTGGGAAGGCGGCTACGGCAAATATGTCCGCCTGAAACACAACAACGGCTACGAGACCGCCTACGGCCACATGTCGGCCTTCGCCAAGGGCCTCGAGGTCGGCAAGCGGGTGCGCCAGGGCCAGGTGATCGGCTTCGTCGGCTCCACGGGCATGTCGACCGGCGCCCATGTCCACTACGAGATCCTGGTCAACGGCCGCTTCGTCGACCCGATGCGCGTGAAGCTGCCGCGCGGCCGCTCGCTGGAGGGCCCAATCCTGACGGGCTTCGAGAAGGAACGCGACCGGCTCGATGCGATGATGAGTGGGCGTAACGGCGCCGCCGCCCGCATCTCGGACGCGACCGGCGGACCGCTGCAGGTCACCAATCGCTGA
- a CDS encoding SPW repeat protein — protein sequence MENWTNAKLCDVANLILGAILLFSPWIFEFDAGKVTQNAAITGIVIAVLAIAALAAFAVWEEWLNLIVGLWALVSPWVLGFQGTTAMKVHVTIGILVAVLAAIELWIMSHHPPRLTASR from the coding sequence ATGGAGAATTGGACGAACGCCAAATTGTGCGACGTCGCAAACCTCATCCTCGGCGCGATTCTGCTGTTCTCGCCCTGGATATTCGAATTCGACGCCGGAAAGGTCACCCAGAACGCCGCCATCACCGGAATCGTGATCGCGGTGCTGGCGATCGCGGCGCTTGCGGCCTTCGCGGTCTGGGAAGAGTGGCTGAACCTGATTGTCGGCCTCTGGGCGCTGGTGTCGCCCTGGGTGCTCGGCTTCCAGGGAACCACGGCGATGAAGGTTCACGTCACGATCGGCATTTTGGTCGCGGTTCTCGCCGCGATCGAGCTGTGGATCATGTCGCACCACCCGCCCCGGCTCACCGCAAGCCGCTGA